The Leucoraja erinacea ecotype New England chromosome 29, Leri_hhj_1, whole genome shotgun sequence genome has a window encoding:
- the LOC129711177 gene encoding integumentary mucin A.1-like isoform X1, producing the protein MDHKKFTLLTLFWHVLIYHTISSESNTTAQTPTGYISTYTTEAKNATTAQSATNETTVASTSTEAITGSTSASTTEATTTFMTTPLTTTETTVPSTSTEATTTASSTTSDLTSTTIETTTGSTSESTTEATTTFTTTPLTTTETTVLSTSTEATTTASSTTSVPTSTTIETTTGSTSASTTEETTTYTTTPLTTTGESRMLQ; encoded by the exons ATGGATCATAAAAAGTTTACGTTACTGACGTTATTTTGGCACGTACTTATCTACCACACAATTTCTTCAG AATCAAATACGACAGCACAAACACCTACAGGCTACATCAGTACATATACAACGGAAGCTAAGAACGCCACGACCGCACAATCTGCGACCAATG AAACCACTGTAGcatctacaagtacagaggcaattacaggcagcacaagtgcatctacaacagaagctaccaccaccttcatgacgacaccacttacaaccactg aaaccactgtaccatctacaagtacagaggcaaccacaacagcttcaagcaccaCATCAGATCTCACatcaacgacaatagaaacaactacaggcagcacaagtgaatctacaacagaagctaccaccaccttcacgaccacaccacttacaaccacaG aaaccactgtactatctacaagtacagaggcaactacaacagcttcaagtaccacatcagttcccacatcaacgacaatagaaacaactacaggcagcacaagtgcTTCTACAACAGAAGAAACCACCACCTAcacgaccacaccacttacaaccactggtgagtccAGAATGCTAcagtaa
- the LOC129711177 gene encoding integumentary mucin A.1-like isoform X2 — protein MDHKKFTLLTLFWHVLIYHTISSETTVASTSTEAITGSTSASTTEATTTFMTTPLTTTETTVPSTSTEATTTASSTTSDLTSTTIETTTGSTSESTTEATTTFTTTPLTTTETTVLSTSTEATTTASSTTSVPTSTTIETTTGSTSASTTEETTTYTTTPLTTTGESRMLQ, from the exons ATGGATCATAAAAAGTTTACGTTACTGACGTTATTTTGGCACGTACTTATCTACCACACAATTTCTTCAG AAACCACTGTAGcatctacaagtacagaggcaattacaggcagcacaagtgcatctacaacagaagctaccaccaccttcatgacgacaccacttacaaccactg aaaccactgtaccatctacaagtacagaggcaaccacaacagcttcaagcaccaCATCAGATCTCACatcaacgacaatagaaacaactacaggcagcacaagtgaatctacaacagaagctaccaccaccttcacgaccacaccacttacaaccacaG aaaccactgtactatctacaagtacagaggcaactacaacagcttcaagtaccacatcagttcccacatcaacgacaatagaaacaactacaggcagcacaagtgcTTCTACAACAGAAGAAACCACCACCTAcacgaccacaccacttacaaccactggtgagtccAGAATGCTAcagtaa